A portion of the Nostoc sp. UHCC 0870 genome contains these proteins:
- a CDS encoding primase-like DNA-binding domain-containing protein produces the protein MNAKNECKLVFDALLNLGFIPLPVAPLQDATKYPSLDKNKNIRRDDKGEIIPKFNGKNPSYLDADGIPHAILHSIYRTKPITEAEREKWFVHPDTGIGCLGTKHNIAIDVDRKNFDSQEECDRLTESWLNATPELKSGWVDRTQSGGYRVLVKVKEPQSFTNFGFGGKQIGEAIGEGRFAVLAPSKGTSANYTSISRADTIPEFDNLEAIGIFKAKSEEELEIPKIPESLNDWMASSTIVRSTAAIATDDDDAETITTVALADLPANDNIDASVEFDEIKKRALSEGMEGIFLIEAISQKNRQRLEGDVEGMDKSKALTTALNDLYGWVNWCGDKNVQFYGNPQEIALIGGAKLGLAPDRVKRIIESIKDTSKCMPACKYKGGDDACQKRVNTLLGIQTPIETDENQVSTSVEDTVLKTLFENGDGNFCVINDGYYKYDDHGVWNHVEDGIIEKWITRKLRELYRLKITKEDVLQEFVYATENNKKNSFKFCRSALSLESIPYNFHLLPFNNGTVDVRTGKLQQHSRDNFLTFKVNADYKENRECPQAFKDFIESSFGSQFLETIRACLSMTLDPTAPFGFAPHLIGASGGGKGTLIRFVGSAFGEKYVASLQSFQELSTPEKRHQNLTGCRLVNFPDLGGFQSGLRSFYELVDNGSLSGRPLFSSNSYSKRWNCRFWLASVDHLQIENSGDGWDRRVIPIPTKRRTCATDPNLEQKLQECKADVISWALAMPRERRDYILLNASKTNDAIAALKKEQATFSDSTRAFIDQCLVPSDSCATTTTGHLYDLYVEYCKANGFSPVNVNRFTSHAKAILPENRVERSKATAGKGTRVNVAAHWRNLESIPQIFTKSEAGIWSCNKNLCNEGGLELFEQFWENGGQIPKTETPEPEPKEAEPTGLQGNQTEIKAVKKTLEANDRNTRLASEVEINTRKIRDNWDDELKIGGIMFDAQMKDAALVSGIKAFFRKHGEEYVSYLDQCQGIYEAKAT, from the coding sequence ATGAACGCCAAAAACGAATGTAAATTAGTTTTCGATGCTCTTTTAAATTTAGGTTTCATCCCCCTACCTGTAGCCCCCCTACAAGATGCTACAAAGTACCCCAGTCTCGACAAAAACAAAAATATCAGGAGAGACGACAAAGGGGAAATTATTCCCAAATTCAATGGTAAAAATCCCAGCTATCTAGATGCTGATGGCATACCCCATGCAATCTTACATTCCATCTATAGGACAAAGCCCATTACAGAGGCAGAGCGCGAAAAGTGGTTTGTACACCCCGATACAGGAATTGGTTGTCTTGGGACTAAGCACAATATAGCAATCGATGTTGATCGTAAAAATTTCGATAGCCAAGAGGAATGCGATCGCCTAACTGAGTCTTGGTTGAATGCCACGCCGGAACTAAAATCAGGCTGGGTTGATCGAACTCAATCAGGTGGCTATCGGGTACTAGTAAAGGTAAAAGAGCCACAAAGCTTTACAAACTTTGGCTTTGGTGGTAAACAGATTGGTGAGGCAATAGGCGAGGGAAGGTTTGCAGTCTTAGCCCCGTCTAAAGGTACATCCGCCAATTACACCAGCATAAGCCGCGCTGATACTATCCCAGAGTTTGACAATTTAGAAGCAATTGGTATTTTCAAAGCTAAGTCTGAGGAAGAGTTAGAAATTCCAAAAATCCCAGAATCTTTAAATGATTGGATGGCATCATCAACTATTGTAAGATCCACAGCAGCGATCGCAACTGATGATGATGATGCTGAAACAATTACTACAGTTGCTTTGGCTGATTTACCTGCGAATGATAATATAGATGCCTCTGTTGAGTTTGATGAAATTAAGAAGAGAGCATTATCTGAAGGGATGGAAGGCATTTTTCTAATTGAAGCAATATCCCAAAAAAATCGCCAAAGATTGGAAGGGGATGTTGAGGGAATGGACAAATCCAAAGCACTCACAACTGCACTAAATGACCTCTACGGATGGGTTAATTGGTGCGGTGATAAAAATGTACAGTTCTACGGAAACCCCCAAGAGATTGCTTTAATAGGTGGTGCAAAACTTGGTCTAGCCCCTGATAGAGTGAAGCGTATCATTGAATCTATCAAAGATACATCAAAGTGTATGCCTGCCTGTAAATATAAGGGTGGTGATGATGCCTGCCAGAAACGGGTAAACACTTTGCTAGGTATCCAAACCCCAATAGAAACTGATGAAAATCAGGTTTCTACAAGCGTAGAAGACACCGTACTAAAAACTTTGTTTGAGAATGGTGACGGGAATTTTTGCGTCATAAACGACGGGTACTACAAGTACGATGATCATGGCGTTTGGAATCATGTAGAAGATGGAATTATCGAAAAGTGGATTACTCGAAAGCTGCGGGAACTTTACAGGCTAAAAATTACAAAGGAAGATGTACTCCAAGAGTTTGTGTACGCCACTGAAAACAATAAGAAAAACTCGTTTAAGTTCTGCCGAAGTGCTTTAAGCTTAGAATCCATACCCTACAACTTTCACCTACTACCCTTTAACAACGGAACAGTTGACGTAAGAACAGGAAAGCTACAGCAACACAGCCGCGATAACTTCTTAACCTTTAAGGTTAATGCTGACTACAAAGAGAATAGAGAATGTCCACAGGCTTTTAAGGATTTTATTGAAAGCTCATTTGGTAGTCAATTTCTCGAAACTATTCGCGCCTGTTTAAGCATGACTTTAGACCCAACTGCACCTTTTGGGTTTGCGCCTCATTTAATTGGTGCTTCGGGTGGTGGAAAAGGAACACTTATCAGATTTGTTGGTTCAGCCTTTGGTGAGAAATATGTTGCATCCCTTCAAAGCTTCCAGGAGTTAAGCACGCCCGAAAAACGCCACCAAAACTTAACAGGTTGCCGACTGGTAAACTTCCCCGATTTGGGAGGATTTCAATCAGGTCTGAGAAGTTTTTATGAGTTGGTTGATAATGGAAGTCTCTCTGGTCGTCCATTATTTAGCAGCAATAGTTATAGCAAACGATGGAATTGTAGATTTTGGTTAGCCAGCGTTGACCACTTGCAAATTGAAAACTCTGGGGATGGATGGGATAGACGGGTTATACCAATCCCCACAAAACGCCGAACCTGTGCAACCGACCCAAACTTAGAACAAAAGCTTCAAGAGTGCAAAGCAGATGTGATTAGCTGGGCATTAGCAATGCCAAGAGAGCGCAGAGATTATATCCTACTTAATGCCTCAAAAACTAATGATGCGATCGCCGCGCTCAAAAAAGAGCAAGCAACGTTCAGTGATTCAACTCGTGCATTTATCGATCAATGCCTAGTACCCTCAGATAGTTGCGCCACAACAACGACAGGGCATCTGTATGACCTCTATGTAGAATACTGCAAAGCGAACGGTTTCAGCCCCGTAAACGTAAACAGGTTTACGAGCCATGCCAAAGCTATTCTCCCAGAAAACAGGGTTGAGCGCAGCAAAGCCACAGCAGGTAAAGGTACTAGAGTAAATGTTGCCGCACACTGGAGGAACTTAGAATCTATTCCACAGATTTTTACAAAGAGTGAAGCAGGTATCTGGAGTTGCAATAAAAACCTCTGCAATGAAGGTGGACTCGAACTTTTTGAACAGTTCTGGGAAAATGGTGGTCAAATCCCCAAAACTGAGACACCTGAACCAGAACCCAAAGAAGCAGAACCTACGGGATTACAGGGAAACCAAACAGAGATTAAAGCCGTTAAAAAGACGCTTGAGGCTAACGACAGAAATACCAGACTGGCAAGCGAGGTTGAGATTAATACCAGAAAAATCCGCGACAATTGGGACGATGAATTAAAAATTGGGGGCATAATGTTTGATGCCCAAATGAAGGATGCTGCCCTTGTTTCAGGTATTAAGGCTTTCTTTAGGAAGCACGGTGAAGAGTACGTAAGTTACCTAGATCAGTGCCAGGGCATCTACGAAGCCAAGGCAACCTAG